The Porites lutea chromosome 4, jaPorLute2.1, whole genome shotgun sequence genome contains a region encoding:
- the LOC140934147 gene encoding uncharacterized protein, which produces MGKAGAYGMNEDPAVSEPHRVKTWWINPFTGTKIFFVPCPSHELKSIIAALYSSKPTGKKHFNLWGINFGWRQIIGVWNRELDRARKNRMLRVPELKYRYVFRDSWTRLNVRPAKVMQQDHLIGELKEYQEKGPADADKVSMTVEYLEAAQSLFEFGVLSHTKISDVNSAVLQKMEEGFLFFVAWADYCYGEGRKLLIPVHT; this is translated from the exons ATGGGTAAGGCTGGTGCATATGGTATGAATGAGGACCCAGCTGTGTCAGAACCTCATCGTGTAAAAACATGGTGGATAAATCCATTCACTGGTACCAAGATATTTTTTGTGCCATGTCCATCCCATGAG CTGAAAAGCATTATTGCGGCATTGTATTCTTCAAAGCCAACTGGAAAAAAGCACTTTAACTTGTGGGGTATCAACTTTGGTTGGAGACAGATCATTGGAGTATGGAATCGAGAACTGGATAGGGCGCGAAAGAACAGAATGCTGAGAGTTCCAGAGCTGAAGTACCGGTATGTTTTCAGGGATTCTTGGACACGACTTAATGTCAGACCTGCCAAAGTTATGCAG CAAGACCATCTGATTGGAGAACTAAAGGAGTATCAAGAAAAAGGCCCTGCTGATGCTGACAAGGTTTCTATGACCGTGGAGTACCTGGAAGCTGCCCAGTCATTATTTGAATTTGGTGTACTCAGCCATACAAAGATATCTGATGTCAACAGTGCTGTTCTTCAGAAGATGGAGGAAGGATTTCTGTTTTTTGTAGCCTGGGCAGACTACTGCTATGGTGAAGGTAGAAAATTGCTTATCCCTGTTCACACTTAG